The genomic segment GCTGTCACGTTGCTCCTGACCCATCAGAACACTTTGCATGCCATCTACTGCTTTCGAAAGCCGAGGTGTTATCCGCAGTGAAGTTTAAAATTCTATGGAAGTCTGCGAAAATCAGCTGTCATGCCCTAAAGAAGTTCTGCATTGAGAAAGAAGACTTCTCGAAAAGAAAAGACTCCAGTTTTGTAAACTCAGAAATTGACTAAGTTATGACGGAGAGATATACCCATCGGAAGgcctaaaaccggtcaaatccatccaaCAATAAAAATGAACCAGTTCATCATGGCATCATCTTCTGTGACCATTAAAGAAGGGGACTTGGAAAAGAGGAGCGACAGCTTCCTTCAACTATGGAAGAAACGTAGATGTGTGCTGACCGCTGAAGGTCTACATTTGTACTCGGACTCTCGAAAGAAAGGCAAGGCCAAAATTTTGCGATTCGATTCCTTGGCCAAGTTGGAATGCGTTGAAAGAAAAGGGGAACGCGTCTACTTTACCTTGGTCACCATGGAAGGTCAGGAGATAGACTTTCGTTGCAGGGAACGAAGCCGATGGAATGCAGAAATCACCCTGGCCTTGGTGGGTTTCCAAAATAGAAGAGCTGTGCAAGAACTAAGAGCGCGCAAAGAGCATCAGGCGCGGGATTCAGGGGAACGTTTAAGAAGCTGGGGACCGTGATTGTCTTGTCTGGGGTAAGAGCTACttttagggcttttttttttttcaatagtcTTTTTTCATGGTTTCACAATTTAAAACACCACTTCAAcgttggagtggcgctttaaatgtaagtcccctgaccATCTTCTATGACCGTTGCACCAGTCAGTCTTCGGCAGCttttgacctgccggcagctccagtgtttcatggagcgcacaa from the Anomaloglossus baeobatrachus isolate aAnoBae1 chromosome 11, aAnoBae1.hap1, whole genome shotgun sequence genome contains:
- the LOC142255792 gene encoding pleckstrin homology-like domain family A member 2: MASSSVTIKEGDLEKRSDSFLQLWKKRRCVLTAEGLHLYSDSRKKGKAKILRFDSLAKLECVERKGERVYFTLVTMEGQEIDFRCRERSRWNAEITLALVGFQNRRAVQELRARKEHQARDSGERLRSWGP